The following coding sequences are from one Nitrospirota bacterium window:
- the hprK gene encoding HPr(Ser) kinase/phosphatase yields the protein MNVTVRDVAQQPEILAGRPGIRRRISSPLMSAPQLASADSWRDITSSLVHLPPSQLAHLASLPRAKRLQIIRALLKQKPACIVVSGGSVPKELLDEADAASMVVFRSRSLAKLGRELARKLPARTSLHGVLVQIFGLGALIIGESAIGKSEAALDLVLRGHKLIADDIVILEKSDEGITGRATEMGADLLQIRGLGVINIRALYGESATESLCRVGLVVELEEWRKGHHYSLVGLRERRYKLFGVNIPYLKLPVKSGRNIATLIEVAARNQMLKNRGIYTARDLNRKLTKRLAG from the coding sequence ATGAACGTAACCGTACGAGACGTGGCACAACAGCCGGAGATCCTGGCGGGCCGGCCGGGCATCCGCAGGCGAATCTCCTCGCCGCTGATGAGCGCGCCCCAGCTCGCTTCGGCCGATTCGTGGCGTGACATCACCTCCAGCCTGGTGCACCTCCCCCCCAGTCAGCTTGCCCACCTCGCGTCGCTTCCCCGCGCGAAGCGCCTGCAGATCATCCGGGCCCTCCTCAAGCAGAAGCCGGCGTGCATTGTCGTAAGCGGCGGTTCCGTCCCGAAGGAGCTGCTTGACGAGGCGGATGCGGCGAGCATGGTTGTGTTCCGGAGCCGAAGCCTGGCCAAGCTGGGCCGGGAACTAGCCCGGAAACTGCCCGCCCGCACCAGCCTTCATGGCGTGCTGGTCCAGATTTTTGGATTGGGAGCGCTGATCATCGGTGAAAGCGCCATCGGTAAGAGCGAGGCCGCGCTCGACCTGGTGCTGCGCGGACACAAGCTGATCGCCGACGATATCGTGATCCTGGAGAAGTCCGACGAAGGCATCACGGGACGCGCCACGGAAATGGGCGCAGACCTCCTGCAGATCCGGGGGCTCGGAGTCATAAACATCCGCGCCCTGTACGGCGAGTCGGCCACGGAGAGCCTCTGCAGGGTCGGCCTCGTCGTCGAACTGGAGGAGTGGAGGAAGGGTCATCACTACAGCCTCGTCGGTCTCCGGGAACGCCGCTACAAGCTCTTTGGCGTGAATATTCCCTATTTGAAGCTGCCGGTTAAGAGCGGGCGGAACATTGCGACGCTGATCGAAGTTGCCGCCAGGAACCAGATGCTCAAGAACCGGGGCATCTATACCGCCCGAGACCTGAACCGGAAGCTGACGAAGAGGCTTGCGGGATGA
- a CDS encoding PTS system mannose/fructose/sorbose family transporter subunit IID, giving the protein MNERESRKSIKKRDWISIFFRSFLIQASWSFERMQSLGFAYAMLPALRRLYPGREEFRARLSLHMEYFNTQPYLASFILGAAVRLEEERAAGGEGTKSEVSELKTTLMAPLGALGDSFFWGALKPMSVLIAVTVLLAGFWWAPILFLVLYNSWHLWLRAGVLRLGYCSSGDVMQLMARYRFTRWAGLFKAVAIAVLGGMIGMLPVWRQEYKPDLFANGTASAVAALLITLVLSALLRRRGSPIKLMLGIAAVCTALAYAGAV; this is encoded by the coding sequence GTGAACGAGCGCGAGAGTCGGAAATCGATCAAAAAAAGGGACTGGATCAGCATATTCTTCCGGTCCTTCCTGATCCAGGCATCCTGGAGCTTTGAACGCATGCAGTCGCTCGGTTTTGCGTACGCGATGCTGCCTGCGCTCAGGAGATTGTATCCCGGGCGGGAGGAGTTCCGCGCCCGCCTGAGCCTCCACATGGAGTATTTCAACACGCAACCCTACCTGGCGTCGTTCATACTGGGCGCGGCGGTGAGGCTCGAGGAGGAGCGGGCGGCGGGGGGGGAGGGCACGAAGAGCGAAGTCTCGGAGCTGAAAACAACGCTCATGGCGCCACTGGGAGCGCTGGGAGACAGCTTCTTCTGGGGGGCGCTCAAGCCGATGTCGGTCCTGATCGCCGTGACGGTGCTCCTCGCCGGTTTCTGGTGGGCACCGATCCTGTTCCTGGTGCTGTACAATAGCTGGCATCTCTGGCTCAGGGCCGGCGTGCTCCGGCTGGGGTACTGCAGTTCCGGCGATGTCATGCAACTCATGGCCCGCTACCGGTTCACGAGGTGGGCGGGATTGTTCAAGGCAGTCGCGATTGCGGTTCTGGGGGGCATGATTGGAATGCTTCCGGTCTGGAGGCAGGAGTACAAGCCCGACCTCTTTGCCAATGGTACCGCGAGCGCGGTCGCCGCACTGCTCATCACGCTCGTACTGTCCGCCCTTCTGAGACGACGGGGTTCGCCGATAAAACTCATGCTTGGGATAGCCGCCGTGTGCACTGCCCTGGCATATGCAGGAGCCGTTTGA
- a CDS encoding PAS domain S-box protein, with the protein MMNTSFEHRKGSLITAIALVLAAAVIAGSAVCYFSLERNGAGFLLSLVILAVVPGAAYLLYRQLIFPYYRRLEDANLELHLRQEELLDIKDDLFIKFLGVYDVNYAANSPRLFSNRMKDVADVTARVMEAEVCLLFLYDKKADELVLSAANKDLMDGLKNVRVALGEGIEGWVGRKLEPVMLKDLRSDGRFREIPELNLSRYQSAYCLPLYVYSNGALMGVMEVLYTKPRSFTDEEINFFTTLSGIIATTVQNEQMQIELRKMNLELEQWVTEKTEELRSSEERYRSLVENACDTIFVVAENGDVVFVNEQAARLTGCTKYDLVHKNFFELFVDSAGLRKLLAEASQGGRGLSHADLRKADGGIVPVDVSAVGLTLMGKRFVQSVVRDMSSLLQLENLLKEKQKEIAELKAGRRS; encoded by the coding sequence ATGATGAACACCAGTTTCGAACACCGGAAGGGAAGCCTGATCACGGCTATTGCGCTGGTCCTCGCTGCGGCGGTGATCGCCGGCTCGGCGGTCTGTTATTTCAGCCTGGAGCGAAACGGCGCAGGGTTTCTGCTTTCCCTCGTCATCCTTGCCGTCGTGCCCGGCGCCGCCTACCTCCTCTACCGGCAGCTGATCTTCCCCTACTACCGGCGTCTTGAGGATGCAAATCTCGAACTTCACCTCCGGCAGGAGGAACTGCTCGATATCAAGGACGACCTCTTCATCAAGTTCCTTGGCGTCTATGATGTCAACTATGCGGCCAACTCACCGCGACTGTTTTCGAACCGCATGAAGGATGTCGCTGACGTGACGGCCCGGGTCATGGAGGCCGAGGTCTGCCTGCTCTTCCTATACGACAAGAAGGCCGACGAACTCGTGCTTAGCGCAGCCAACAAGGACCTCATGGACGGGTTGAAGAACGTCAGGGTCGCGCTCGGTGAAGGCATCGAGGGCTGGGTCGGCCGGAAGCTCGAACCGGTCATGCTGAAGGACCTGCGCAGCGACGGCCGGTTCAGGGAGATCCCGGAACTGAACCTCTCCCGCTATCAATCGGCCTACTGCCTCCCGCTGTATGTTTATTCGAATGGAGCTCTGATGGGAGTCATGGAGGTGCTGTACACCAAACCGAGAAGTTTCACCGACGAGGAGATAAACTTCTTCACGACGCTCTCAGGCATCATTGCGACGACGGTGCAGAACGAGCAGATGCAGATCGAACTCCGGAAGATGAACCTGGAACTGGAGCAGTGGGTTACGGAGAAGACCGAGGAGCTCCGTTCGTCCGAAGAGCGCTACCGGAGCCTCGTTGAGAACGCCTGCGATACGATCTTCGTAGTGGCAGAGAACGGGGATGTGGTTTTCGTGAACGAGCAGGCAGCGCGCCTTACGGGTTGCACGAAGTACGATCTCGTGCACAAGAACTTCTTTGAACTCTTTGTCGATTCTGCCGGACTCCGGAAGCTTCTGGCCGAGGCGTCGCAGGGGGGGCGCGGCCTCAGCCATGCCGATCTCAGAAAGGCGGATGGGGGAATCGTGCCTGTCGATGTCAGCGCCGTAGGCCTCACGCTCATGGGTAAGCGGTTCGTGCAGTCTGTGGTTCGCGACATGTCCTCTCTCCTCCAACTCGAGAATCTGCTCAAGGAGAAGCAGAAAGAGATCGCGGAACTCAAGGCAGGGCGGAGATCTTAG
- the lptA gene encoding lipopolysaccharide transport periplasmic protein LptA, with the protein MLKRCFRNSLLLLVSALCIAAMPRAGGRPEGRREPIVITASRMEADKLGDKITFKGDVTLKKEGMTLYSDTMIVFYDAPSKGINEIEAEGNVVVRKEGRVALSKKASYYSKEEKIVLTGDARIIENENQLGGERITLFMRDDRSIVEGGKVLFYQDSKAEGRKRR; encoded by the coding sequence ATGTTAAAGCGGTGCTTCAGGAATAGTCTCCTGCTTCTTGTCTCCGCGCTCTGTATCGCAGCCATGCCCAGGGCAGGTGGGCGGCCGGAGGGAAGGCGGGAACCGATCGTGATCACGGCAAGCCGCATGGAAGCCGATAAACTCGGGGATAAGATCACCTTCAAGGGCGACGTGACGCTGAAGAAGGAGGGGATGACTCTCTATTCGGACACGATGATCGTCTTTTATGACGCACCGTCCAAGGGCATCAACGAGATCGAGGCCGAGGGCAATGTCGTCGTTCGCAAGGAAGGGCGAGTTGCCCTCTCGAAAAAGGCCTCCTATTACAGCAAGGAAGAAAAGATCGTGCTGACCGGTGACGCGCGCATTATCGAGAACGAAAACCAGCTGGGCGGCGAACGGATCACGCTGTTCATGCGTGATGACCGGAGCATTGTTGAAGGCGGGAAGGTCCTGTTCTATCAGGACAGCAAGGCCGAAGGCAGAAAGAGAAGATAG
- a CDS encoding HPr family phosphocarrier protein, producing the protein MRKKELLIENKLGLHARAAAQIVKSASGYASKIILSKDDLDVDGKSIMGIMMLAAAKGSTVMVQVHGDDEDQALAGLEQLFRDKFGEKE; encoded by the coding sequence ATGAGGAAAAAAGAGCTGTTGATCGAGAACAAGCTTGGCCTCCACGCGCGGGCCGCGGCACAGATCGTGAAATCGGCGAGCGGCTATGCATCGAAGATCATCCTCAGCAAGGACGATCTGGACGTGGACGGGAAGAGCATCATGGGGATCATGATGCTCGCCGCGGCCAAGGGGAGCACGGTGATGGTCCAGGTGCACGGCGACGACGAGGACCAGGCACTGGCCGGCCTGGAACAGCTGTTCAGGGACAAGTTCGGGGAGAAGGAGTAG
- the raiA gene encoding ribosome-associated translation inhibitor RaiA: MQVTVNGRHIEATEALKQYATEKFSRLDKYLPKTVQVTVTLSVVKKVHHIAEAVIKSNGLLIQASEETEEMYSAIDLLIEKIERRVRRYKEKLVDHKHQSNKAEIGASSTEPGSPIPQIIKTKRFDLKPMQAEEAVMQMELLDKDFFIFANAGNGGRISVIYKRKDGNVGLIEPAQ, encoded by the coding sequence ATGCAGGTTACGGTCAACGGAAGACACATTGAGGCAACGGAGGCATTGAAACAGTACGCAACGGAGAAGTTCAGCAGGCTGGACAAGTATCTGCCGAAGACCGTACAGGTGACAGTAACTCTATCCGTGGTCAAAAAAGTCCATCATATCGCAGAGGCCGTCATCAAGTCCAACGGGCTGCTTATCCAGGCGTCGGAGGAGACGGAGGAAATGTACTCTGCGATCGATCTGCTGATCGAGAAGATCGAACGCAGGGTGCGGCGGTACAAGGAGAAGTTGGTCGACCACAAGCATCAGAGCAACAAGGCCGAGATCGGTGCGTCATCGACGGAGCCGGGAAGCCCCATTCCGCAGATCATCAAGACAAAGCGGTTCGACCTCAAGCCCATGCAGGCAGAGGAGGCCGTGATGCAGATGGAACTCCTGGACAAGGACTTCTTTATATTCGCCAACGCCGGGAACGGGGGGCGGATCAGCGTCATCTACAAGAGGAAAGACGGGAATGTGGGCCTGATCGAGCCTGCCCAGTGA
- a CDS encoding PTS sugar transporter subunit IIC — protein sequence MPLFDLHAVALILLAAAAGGLIGLDRTAAGQVMISQPIVAGPVTGWLLGDPSAGFVIGALLELIWVLDMPVGNFVPADITVGTVSATAIAVIGSGGQAPLDLIGFSILLTTGMAPVSMITDQFIRKSNAALAESARAGADEDPACALSRSHIAGVAVFFLKSFVLVLLFVPAGLAAAVVFRHVPAPAHAAMALFVKVLPLLGAAVVLNRLSIAVLDRFLVTGFAAAAALTTVLGGRPLVIILLVLAAGLAGAAYRERRS from the coding sequence ATGCCGTTGTTCGATCTTCATGCCGTTGCGCTGATCCTCCTCGCGGCGGCAGCGGGCGGCCTCATCGGTCTCGACCGGACCGCCGCGGGGCAGGTCATGATATCGCAGCCGATCGTTGCCGGGCCGGTGACCGGCTGGCTCCTGGGCGATCCTTCGGCGGGGTTCGTCATCGGTGCGCTCCTGGAACTGATCTGGGTGCTGGACATGCCGGTGGGCAACTTTGTCCCTGCCGATATCACGGTGGGAACGGTGTCAGCGACGGCGATCGCCGTGATCGGCAGCGGAGGACAGGCGCCGCTCGACCTGATCGGGTTCAGTATTCTGCTCACCACCGGCATGGCGCCGGTCAGCATGATCACGGACCAGTTCATCCGGAAGAGCAATGCGGCCCTTGCGGAATCGGCCCGTGCGGGAGCCGATGAAGACCCGGCGTGCGCTCTCTCGCGAAGCCATATTGCCGGAGTTGCCGTCTTCTTTCTGAAGTCCTTCGTCCTGGTTCTGCTGTTCGTGCCGGCCGGGCTGGCCGCAGCGGTGGTCTTCCGGCATGTGCCGGCGCCGGCGCATGCGGCGATGGCGCTGTTTGTGAAAGTGCTGCCGCTGCTGGGAGCGGCGGTCGTACTGAACAGGCTGTCGATAGCGGTCCTGGACCGATTCCTGGTGACGGGTTTTGCCGCCGCCGCTGCGCTGACCACTGTGCTCGGCGGTCGCCCGCTGGTCATCATCCTGCTGGTTCTTGCGGCGGGTCTCGCAGGCGCCGCGTACCGGGAGCGGCGGTCCTGA
- the lptB gene encoding LPS export ABC transporter ATP-binding protein — translation MTQALEAKKLEKSYRGRKIVRGVSVQVKYGEVVGLLGPNGAGKTTTFYMVVGLVKPDQGRVVLDGTDITRMPMYRRARNGIGYLPQEPSVFRKLTVAENLMAVLETMDLSGMERRERQDTLLDELGISHLAGSRAYTLSGGERRRLEIARALTLSPKFILLDEPFAGIDPLAVQDIQGIISLLKSKGIGILITDHNVRETLAITDRAYIISEGKIIEAGTAAEITASPRVREFYLGEAFKL, via the coding sequence ATGACGCAGGCGCTTGAAGCAAAAAAATTGGAGAAGAGCTACCGCGGCAGAAAGATCGTCCGCGGCGTCAGCGTCCAGGTCAAATACGGGGAAGTGGTGGGGCTGCTTGGACCGAATGGAGCGGGCAAGACCACGACGTTCTACATGGTCGTGGGGCTCGTCAAACCGGACCAGGGAAGGGTGGTTCTGGACGGCACGGACATAACCAGGATGCCCATGTACCGGCGGGCGCGGAACGGGATCGGTTATTTACCGCAGGAGCCCTCCGTATTCCGGAAGCTCACGGTAGCCGAAAACCTGATGGCGGTTCTGGAGACCATGGACCTGTCCGGCATGGAGCGCCGGGAGCGGCAGGATACGTTGCTGGACGAATTGGGCATCAGTCACCTGGCCGGAAGCAGGGCGTACACGCTCTCGGGCGGAGAACGCCGACGATTGGAGATCGCACGGGCACTCACGCTTTCGCCGAAGTTTATTCTCCTCGATGAGCCCTTTGCCGGGATCGATCCGCTGGCCGTGCAGGACATCCAGGGTATCATATCGCTTCTGAAAAGCAAGGGGATCGGAATCCTGATCACGGACCACAATGTGCGGGAGACACTGGCTATAACCGACCGGGCCTATATCATCAGCGAGGGGAAGATCATTGAGGCGGGGACGGCCGCTGAGATCACGGCGAGCCCGCGGGTCAGGGAATTTTATCTGGGTGAAGCGTTCAAGCTGTAG
- the lptC gene encoding LPS export ABC transporter periplasmic protein LptC, whose protein sequence is MNMKASAKRGALLLAVLLLIAALYGGLQLIRRGGIEDLSMPSLFKPAKTPRLLMSMQGFRFTQSENGRVAWRMRAGSADLYENKEAQLKDLEITFTAPDLKVAALIGDSGRMDTATGDASIRGVEHEVRVVTSDGYLLTTRSLSWRAGPRLVNTPDPFKLLGKEIYLEGKGLSANADMRTIVVQNNVKAVLQE, encoded by the coding sequence ATGAACATGAAAGCCAGCGCAAAACGGGGCGCGTTGTTGCTCGCAGTTCTTCTTCTCATCGCGGCGCTCTATGGCGGTTTGCAACTCATACGCCGCGGAGGCATAGAGGACCTGTCGATGCCATCCCTGTTCAAGCCGGCCAAGACACCGCGGCTGTTAATGAGCATGCAGGGGTTCCGGTTCACGCAGTCGGAAAACGGCAGGGTGGCCTGGAGGATGCGCGCCGGGAGCGCCGATCTCTATGAAAACAAGGAAGCGCAGCTGAAAGACCTTGAGATCACCTTCACCGCCCCGGACCTGAAGGTGGCGGCTCTGATCGGTGATTCAGGGCGGATGGACACAGCGACGGGCGACGCATCGATCCGTGGTGTCGAACACGAAGTCCGGGTCGTCACAAGCGACGGTTATCTGCTGACCACCCGGTCCCTCTCCTGGAGGGCCGGCCCCAGGCTGGTCAACACTCCTGACCCCTTCAAACTGCTTGGGAAGGAGATCTATCTTGAGGGCAAAGGGTTGTCGGCAAACGCGGACATGCGGACGATCGTCGTACAAAACAATGTTAAAGCGGTGCTTCAGGAATAG
- a CDS encoding PTS sugar transporter subunit IIB, with protein MFIRIDDRLIHGQVVEGWVNYLKADTIFVADDVVAANDLQCSIMEIATPRGLKVCIGGVEEICKRVREPAPAQERAILLFASPSAVLRALDLGLPCRELNVGGMHYMPGKRKLVDVLAVDEQDLLALRQIRARGVKVTVQAVPTQKPLALERLFAVCRLEES; from the coding sequence GTGTTCATCCGCATAGACGACCGTTTGATCCACGGACAGGTCGTGGAAGGATGGGTCAATTACCTGAAGGCGGACACGATCTTCGTGGCAGATGACGTCGTTGCCGCGAACGACCTGCAGTGTTCGATCATGGAAATAGCGACGCCCCGGGGCCTGAAGGTCTGCATCGGCGGTGTGGAAGAAATTTGTAAAAGGGTGCGGGAACCCGCCCCGGCGCAGGAGCGTGCCATTCTGCTTTTTGCGAGTCCGTCCGCCGTCCTGCGGGCGCTCGACCTCGGCCTTCCGTGCCGCGAACTGAACGTGGGTGGCATGCATTACATGCCGGGCAAGCGGAAGCTGGTCGATGTGCTGGCCGTGGATGAGCAAGACCTTCTTGCGCTCAGGCAGATACGCGCCCGCGGAGTGAAAGTCACGGTTCAGGCGGTGCCGACCCAGAAGCCGCTGGCGCTGGAAAGGCTGTTCGCGGTCTGTCGCCTGGAAGAATCGTAA
- a CDS encoding PTS sugar transporter subunit IIA produces the protein MATIRDLLRDELVIDDIRATDKTGVLREFAGLLQSKGRVRDSGELLRTLMERESLGSTGIGDGVAIPHGKLAFIPDIIVAFGRSSRGIDFQSLDRKPAYLFFLIITPIDKPGDHLKMLARVSRILKNPMLRDNLRHAPDGKEIQRLICEEDGRYPQR, from the coding sequence ATGGCCACTATCAGAGACCTGCTCCGGGACGAACTGGTCATCGATGATATTCGGGCGACCGACAAGACGGGCGTACTCAGGGAATTTGCGGGCCTGTTGCAGTCGAAAGGCAGGGTCAGGGACTCCGGGGAACTGCTCCGCACGCTGATGGAGCGCGAGTCCCTGGGCAGCACCGGCATCGGGGACGGGGTTGCCATACCTCACGGGAAGCTGGCCTTCATCCCCGACATCATCGTCGCCTTTGGACGTTCCAGCCGGGGAATCGATTTTCAGTCGCTTGATCGGAAGCCTGCGTACCTGTTCTTTCTGATCATTACACCGATAGACAAGCCGGGCGATCACCTGAAGATGCTCGCCCGCGTTTCCCGCATCCTCAAGAACCCGATGTTGCGCGATAACCTGAGGCATGCGCCGGACGGGAAAGAGATCCAGCGGTTGATCTGCGAAGAAGACGGCAGATACCCTCAGCGATGA
- a CDS encoding PTS sugar transporter subunit IIA translates to MIGLVVVCHQDMGSELVKAAEMIVGKVEAVATVSVMQDSAPEVLRDQIQAAIRNVDRKKGVMLFTDMFGGTPSNIALAFLGESVEVVTGVNLSMLIKFANHRDEKNLPDLAKLVQEAAQKSIVIASQMLKGKK, encoded by the coding sequence ATGATCGGGCTTGTGGTGGTTTGTCATCAGGATATGGGATCCGAACTCGTGAAGGCTGCTGAAATGATCGTGGGCAAGGTAGAGGCCGTCGCCACGGTGAGCGTCATGCAGGACAGCGCTCCGGAAGTGCTGCGCGACCAGATTCAGGCCGCGATCAGGAACGTGGACCGGAAGAAGGGCGTCATGCTGTTTACCGACATGTTCGGCGGCACACCGTCCAACATCGCGCTCGCCTTCCTCGGAGAATCCGTGGAGGTCGTGACGGGGGTGAATCTTTCGATGCTGATCAAATTTGCCAACCATCGCGATGAAAAGAACCTTCCGGACCTGGCGAAGCTCGTGCAGGAGGCGGCACAGAAGAGCATCGTGATCGCCAGCCAGATGCTGAAGGGGAAGAAATAG
- the rpoN gene encoding RNA polymerase factor sigma-54 has protein sequence MEARLELKLSQKLIMTPQLQQAIKLLQLSRLELVQSVAQELTENPVLEELSSDSTEEAPEGEGESAPEAAAAESIPESPPEQENTAELKTDLELGPQWDEYLNEMGDGRDYGYAEADEKELPSYDQTLTRLPSLSDHLLWQLHLSSSDPVLVGGGEWIIGNLDDDGYLRATLEELSQQSSLPLHDMERALDLIQTFDPVGVGARDLQECLLVQVKHLDLGGSLVEKIVRDHLQDLEKRRYAQIAKALAVTAQEVMEASQVIIHELEPKPGRPFLPSDTNYVTPDVYVLKVEDRYIVQLNDEGMPRIRINPYYRRLLSHKDSVDKVTKEYIEERLRSAQWLIKGMEQRSKTIYRVAESIVKFQRDFLDQGISQLKPMVLKDVAEDISMHESTISRVTTNKYMHTPQGIFPLKFFFTTGFSLNAGAPGIEVSSLTVKDVIQKMIKEENPAAPLKDQQIVDALKSKGIEIARRTVAKYREELRIPPTSVRRRMG, from the coding sequence ATGGAAGCGCGACTCGAACTAAAACTCTCTCAAAAGCTGATCATGACGCCACAGCTCCAGCAGGCCATCAAGCTGCTGCAGCTGTCCCGGCTCGAACTGGTGCAGTCCGTCGCCCAGGAACTGACCGAGAACCCCGTGCTTGAGGAATTATCTTCCGATTCCACCGAGGAAGCCCCGGAAGGTGAAGGCGAGTCCGCCCCTGAGGCGGCAGCCGCGGAATCCATTCCGGAGAGCCCCCCGGAGCAGGAGAACACCGCCGAGCTGAAGACCGATCTGGAGCTCGGCCCCCAGTGGGACGAGTACCTGAACGAAATGGGGGACGGCCGGGACTACGGGTACGCAGAAGCTGACGAAAAGGAGCTGCCCTCCTATGACCAGACGCTGACCCGTCTTCCGAGTCTGAGCGATCACCTGCTGTGGCAGCTCCATCTGTCCTCATCCGACCCGGTGCTCGTCGGGGGAGGAGAATGGATCATCGGCAATCTGGACGATGACGGCTATCTGAGGGCTACTCTGGAAGAACTGTCCCAACAGTCCAGCCTGCCGCTGCACGACATGGAGCGGGCGCTGGACCTCATTCAGACCTTCGACCCCGTCGGTGTCGGAGCACGTGATCTGCAGGAGTGCCTTCTGGTCCAGGTGAAGCACCTGGATCTGGGAGGGTCCCTCGTAGAGAAGATCGTCCGGGACCATCTGCAGGACCTCGAAAAGCGCAGGTATGCCCAGATCGCCAAGGCCCTCGCCGTAACGGCCCAGGAAGTGATGGAGGCGTCCCAGGTCATCATCCATGAACTGGAGCCGAAGCCGGGCCGGCCGTTCCTGCCGTCAGACACGAACTACGTAACGCCCGATGTGTACGTCCTGAAGGTGGAGGACCGGTACATCGTGCAGTTAAACGACGAAGGAATGCCGCGCATCCGCATCAATCCCTACTACCGCAGATTACTGAGCCATAAGGACAGCGTCGATAAGGTCACCAAGGAATACATCGAGGAACGTCTCCGCTCGGCGCAGTGGCTTATCAAGGGCATGGAGCAGCGGAGCAAGACGATCTACCGGGTCGCCGAGAGCATCGTGAAGTTCCAGCGAGACTTCCTGGACCAGGGGATTTCCCAGCTGAAACCCATGGTCCTCAAGGACGTGGCGGAAGACATCAGCATGCACGAATCCACGATCAGCCGTGTAACCACCAACAAGTACATGCATACGCCCCAGGGCATCTTCCCGTTGAAGTTTTTCTTCACGACCGGATTTTCCCTCAACGCCGGCGCTCCGGGCATCGAAGTGTCGTCGCTCACGGTGAAGGATGTCATCCAGAAGATGATCAAGGAGGAAAACCCTGCCGCCCCGCTCAAGGACCAGCAGATCGTCGATGCGCTGAAATCGAAGGGGATCGAGATCGCGCGGAGGACCGTGGCGAAATACCGGGAGGAGCTCCGGATACCGCCGACAAGCGTACGCAGACGGATGGGATAA
- the rapZ gene encoding RNase adapter RapZ — protein MRRRMVVVTGLSGSGRSAALKAFEDMGFYCVDNLPLVLLPAFVEFARGSEDAVLSAIGIDIREKGFPDRFPALARELRAKGDPIEILFLDSSDQALVRRFSETRRPHPLARGTTALIDGIRQERSALGEIKGLADRIIDTSDYTVHDLRQAVERHYSGADAGRPLVITLITFGYKYGIPYDMDLMFDLRFLPNPHFVAELRDHTGEEPRVREYVTGGAASLEFLARLQQFLEYLLPRYQREGKSYLTIGFGCTGGRHRSVAVAVTIAERLRERGYEVNLKHRDLRGP, from the coding sequence ATGAGACGACGGATGGTTGTCGTGACGGGGCTTTCGGGATCGGGCAGGAGCGCCGCGCTCAAGGCATTCGAAGACATGGGCTTCTACTGTGTCGACAACCTGCCGCTTGTTCTCCTCCCCGCCTTCGTCGAGTTCGCGCGGGGTTCCGAAGATGCCGTCCTTTCCGCCATCGGCATCGATATCCGGGAAAAAGGTTTTCCCGATCGGTTCCCTGCTCTCGCCCGCGAACTCCGGGCCAAGGGCGATCCGATCGAGATCCTGTTCCTTGATTCTTCGGATCAGGCGCTCGTCCGGCGTTTCAGCGAGACGAGGAGGCCCCATCCCCTTGCGCGCGGCACCACCGCGCTGATCGACGGTATCCGGCAGGAACGGTCAGCGCTCGGGGAGATCAAAGGGCTGGCTGATCGCATCATCGACACGTCGGACTATACGGTCCACGACCTGCGGCAGGCGGTCGAGCGCCACTACAGCGGGGCTGACGCCGGGAGGCCGCTGGTGATCACCCTGATCACGTTCGGGTATAAATACGGCATACCCTATGACATGGACCTGATGTTCGACCTGCGGTTTTTGCCGAACCCGCATTTCGTGGCGGAGCTCAGGGACCACACAGGAGAGGAGCCCCGTGTCAGGGAATATGTCACGGGCGGGGCGGCTTCACTGGAATTTCTTGCACGGCTCCAACAGTTTCTGGAATATCTGCTTCCCCGGTACCAGCGGGAAGGAAAAAGCTACCTCACGATCGGGTTCGGATGCACCGGAGGCAGGCACCGGTCGGTGGCGGTGGCCGTCACCATCGCGGAGCGGCTGAGGGAACGCGGGTACGAAGTGAATCTGAAGCACCGGGACCTGAGGGGGCCCTGA